From one Lolium rigidum isolate FL_2022 chromosome 4, APGP_CSIRO_Lrig_0.1, whole genome shotgun sequence genomic stretch:
- the LOC124706267 gene encoding uncharacterized protein LOC124706267 isoform X1: MDDADPEEPSATIPALPADLIVEEILVRLPPKVVLRFRAACRAWRSDTSTPTFLRSNYDHQVPLPLVFFSNCTKDPDTLDTIHVLAAAGAEYRRTLLAFGCGTLHASCEGLLLISHENARYTIYNPATQQGLSLRELTSARYALLYSSRSSDGGVEYRILFRKGRPAMYHVLTVGSPAPPRRIHLPQGPKDFTELIAAGYPSFQSPSIQFNDALHWLMDKSLVVFDKVVESFRSMRCPSALPDARLFEIDGTFGMSVRGAKDTAVSVWVLQDYQAEAWTLRYSIDLAMVDRLRVKYDSRHMVLSNDGHLLVSSGAGSTALILCDAQGTLIKDFSVNSWNPKFTGLWYKESIVRHSFFESKGKRRRPQSSLFKRLRKEAGPRSA, encoded by the exons ATGGATGACGCTGACCCTGAGGAGCCGTCGGCCACCATCCCCGCCCTCCCCGCTGACCTGATTGTGGAGGAGATCCTGGTACGGCTTCCGCCCAAGGTGGTCTTGCGCTTCCGCGCGGCCTGCCGCGCATGGCGCAGCGACACCTCCACGCCAACGTTTCTCCGCTCCAACTACGACCACCAGGTCCCCCTTCCCCTCGTCTTCTTCTCCAACTGCACCAAGGACCCTGATACCCTCGACACCATCCATGTCCTCGCGGCCGCGGGGGCCGAGTACCGGCGGACCCTCCTCGCGTTCGGTTGCGGTACGCTTCACGCCTCTTGTGAAGGCCTCCTTCTCATCTCCCACGAAAACGCCCGCTACACCATCTACAACCCAGCCACGCAGCAGGGTCTCAGTCTTCGGGAGCTCACCAGCGCTCGATATGCTTTGCTCTACTCCTCACGCTCTTCCGATGGCGGCGTAGAGTACCGCATTCTGTTCCGCAAAGGAAGACCTGCCATGTACCACGTCCTCACGGTGGGCTCTCCTGCACCGCCCAGGCGTATCCACCTGCCCCAGGGCCCCAAGGATTTCACCGAGCTGATAGCTGCAGGGTACCCTTCCTTCCAATCCCCATCGATTCAGTTCAATGACGCATTGCACTGGTTAATGGACAAGAGTCTGGTTGTTTTCGACAAGGTAGTGGAATCATTCAGATCCATGAGATGTCCTAGTGCCCTTCCAGATGCACGCTTGTTTGAGATCGATGGCACTTTTGGCATGAGCGTGCGGGGTGCAAAAGACACAGCAGTGAGTGTCTGGGTATTGCAGGATTACCAGGCCGAGGCGTGGACACTCAGGTATTCTATCGACTTGGCAATGGTGGACAGACTTAGAGTAAAGTATGACTCACGGCACATGGTGCTGTCCAACGATGGCCACCTGCTAGTTTCTTCCGGTGCGGGTTCTACTGCCCTTATTCTGTGTGACGCTCAGGGTACTTTGATCAAGGATTTCTCAGTCAATTCATGGAACCCAAAATTCACGGGGCTCTGGTATAAAGAAAGTATTGTCAGACATTCTTTCTTTGAGAGTAAGGGCAAACGTCGCAGGCCGCAGTCATCTTTATTCAAAAGGCTCCGAAAAG AGGCTGGTCCAAGGTCTGcataa
- the LOC124706267 gene encoding uncharacterized protein LOC124706267 isoform X2: MDDADPEEPSATIPALPADLIVEEILVRLPPKVVLRFRAACRAWRSDTSTPTFLRSNYDHQVPLPLVFFSNCTKDPDTLDTIHVLAAAGAEYRRTLLAFGCGTLHASCEGLLLISHENARYTIYNPATQQGLSLRELTSARYALLYSSRSSDGGVEYRILFRKGRPAMYHVLTVGSPAPPRRIHLPQGPKDFTELIAAGYPSFQSPSIQFNDALHWLMDKSLVVFDKVVESFRSMRCPSALPDARLFEIDGTFGMSVRGAKDTAVSVWVLQDYQAEAWTLRYSIDLAMVDRLRVKYDSRHMVLSNDGHLLVSSGAGSTALILCDAQGTLIKDFSVNSWNPKFTGLWYKESIVRHSFFESKGKRRRPQSSLFKRLRKDCLGGE, translated from the exons ATGGATGACGCTGACCCTGAGGAGCCGTCGGCCACCATCCCCGCCCTCCCCGCTGACCTGATTGTGGAGGAGATCCTGGTACGGCTTCCGCCCAAGGTGGTCTTGCGCTTCCGCGCGGCCTGCCGCGCATGGCGCAGCGACACCTCCACGCCAACGTTTCTCCGCTCCAACTACGACCACCAGGTCCCCCTTCCCCTCGTCTTCTTCTCCAACTGCACCAAGGACCCTGATACCCTCGACACCATCCATGTCCTCGCGGCCGCGGGGGCCGAGTACCGGCGGACCCTCCTCGCGTTCGGTTGCGGTACGCTTCACGCCTCTTGTGAAGGCCTCCTTCTCATCTCCCACGAAAACGCCCGCTACACCATCTACAACCCAGCCACGCAGCAGGGTCTCAGTCTTCGGGAGCTCACCAGCGCTCGATATGCTTTGCTCTACTCCTCACGCTCTTCCGATGGCGGCGTAGAGTACCGCATTCTGTTCCGCAAAGGAAGACCTGCCATGTACCACGTCCTCACGGTGGGCTCTCCTGCACCGCCCAGGCGTATCCACCTGCCCCAGGGCCCCAAGGATTTCACCGAGCTGATAGCTGCAGGGTACCCTTCCTTCCAATCCCCATCGATTCAGTTCAATGACGCATTGCACTGGTTAATGGACAAGAGTCTGGTTGTTTTCGACAAGGTAGTGGAATCATTCAGATCCATGAGATGTCCTAGTGCCCTTCCAGATGCACGCTTGTTTGAGATCGATGGCACTTTTGGCATGAGCGTGCGGGGTGCAAAAGACACAGCAGTGAGTGTCTGGGTATTGCAGGATTACCAGGCCGAGGCGTGGACACTCAGGTATTCTATCGACTTGGCAATGGTGGACAGACTTAGAGTAAAGTATGACTCACGGCACATGGTGCTGTCCAACGATGGCCACCTGCTAGTTTCTTCCGGTGCGGGTTCTACTGCCCTTATTCTGTGTGACGCTCAGGGTACTTTGATCAAGGATTTCTCAGTCAATTCATGGAACCCAAAATTCACGGGGCTCTGGTATAAAGAAAGTATTGTCAGACATTCTTTCTTTGAGAGTAAGGGCAAACGTCGCAGGCCGCAGTCATCTTTATTCAAAAGGCTCCGAAAAG ATTGCTTGGGAGGTGAATAG